One window of the Triticum dicoccoides isolate Atlit2015 ecotype Zavitan chromosome 3B, WEW_v2.0, whole genome shotgun sequence genome contains the following:
- the LOC119281763 gene encoding acidic endochitinase-like: MASRSLTPFQLTATLFVALLATCHAGSIAVYWGQNDGEASLAETCASGNYEFVILAFLPKFGKGQTPQLNLASHCDPSSGGCRGQSKDIKECQSRGVKVLLSIGGGDGSYGLSSPGDSQQVARYLWNNYLGGTSSSGPLGDVVLDGIDFDIEQGSAKFWNDLAADLKNLGKNGGKTVLLSVAPQCPFPDEWDGGAISTGLFDFVWVQFYNNEECQFSAGRGAFMDAWKKWESVPAGKIFLGLPASKDAAGTGFVPAGELTSRVLPLIKGSPKYGGVMLWSKFYDDRTGYSSAIKSDV, translated from the coding sequence ATGGCGAGCCGTTCTCTCACCCCTTTCCAGCTCACTGCCACCCTCTTCGTGGCACTCCTTGCCACCTGCCACGCGGGCAGCATCGCCGTGTACTGGGGCCAGAACGACGGCGAGGCGTCGCTGGCTGAGACGTGCGCGTCCGGGAACTACGAGTTCGTCATCCTCGCTTTTCTCCCAAAATTCGGCAAGGGCCAGACGCCGCAGCTGAACCTTGCCAGCCACTGCGACCCTTCCTCCGGTGGTTGCAGAGGCCAGAGCAAGGACATCAAAGAGTGCCAGAGCCGCGGCGTGAAAGTCCTGCTCTCTATCGGCGGCGGCGACGGTAGTTACGGCCTCTCGTCCCCCGGCGACTCACAGCAGGTTGCCAGGTATCTCTGGAACAACTACCTTGGCGGCACGTCCTCGTCCGGTCCCCTCGGTGACGTCGTGCTCGACGGCATTGACTTTGACATCGAGCAAGGCAGCGCCAAGTTCTGGAACGATCTGGCCGCGGACCTGAAGAACTTAGGAAAGAACGGAGGCAAGACCGTGTTGCTGAGCGTGGCACCGCAATGCCCGTTCCCAGATGAATGGGACGGCGGTGCGATCAGCACGGGATTGTTTGACTTTGTGTGGGTGCAGTTCTACAACAATGAGGAATGCCAGTTCAGTGCGGGACGCGGGGCATTCATGGACGCGTGGAAGAAGTGGGAGTCGGTGCCGGCCGGGAAGATCTTCCTGGGGCTGCCGGCCTCCAAGGACGCGGCAGGCACGGGGTTCGTCCCTGCCGGAGAGCTCACCTCACGTGTGCTGCCGCTCATCAAGGGCTCTCCAAAGTACGGTGGTGTCATGCTATGGTCCAAGTTCTATGACGATCGCACGGGCTACAGCTCGGCCATCAAGAGCGATGTGTGA
- the LOC119281764 gene encoding protein SUPPRESSOR OF GENE SILENCING 3 homolog, which produces MSVLIFESSAVGYMEAERLHKHFVGERTDREAWQAPSKRRFLPGGKRLLYGFLANKEDMEIFNKYHQGKSCLKYDMRSYNEMVVVGMKQMSLDNQRLNHMKNRVVKTEKHSKVVEESLGVVTQKCRETSEENKLLMRRIKEKHLEHEEEMSSQEKFFDDQIENLYKAMEEKESEYEKRLQEERAKARQYDVDSGTTENRKLRKQEVQRFIDCQAKGMEKFMSKRDELIKAHEKKKMQLKREYMEKEVELEKELDGALTVLMEKNKPDTFKASSYSS; this is translated from the exons ATGAGTGTGTTAATATTTGAAAGCTCTGCCGTGGGTTATATGGAGGCTGAACGTCTGCATAAGCACTTCGTCGGTGAAAGAACAGACAGGGAAGCATGGCAAGCTCCGTCTAAGCGTCGGTTCCTACCTGGTGGGAAAAGACTCTTATATGGTTTCTTAGCCAACAAAGAAGATATGGAGATTTTCAATAAGTACCACCAAG GAAAAAGTTGCCTGAAATACGATATGAGATCTTATAATGAAATGGTAGTGGTAGGTATGAAACAAATGAGTCTAGACAATCAGCGACTGAATCATATGAAGAACagggtggtgaagacagagaaacACTCTAAAGTTGTAGAAGAATCGCTTGGTGTCGTCACTCAGAAATGTCGAGAGACTAGTGAAGAGAATAAGCTGCTCATGCGTCGGATTAAAGAGAAGCACTTGGAGCATGAGGAAGAG ATGTCTTCCCAGGAGAAATTTTTCGATGACCAGATAGAAAACCTTTACAAGGCCATGGAGGAGAAAGAAAGTGAATATGAGAAGAGACTGCAGGAGGAGCGTGCAAAGGCTAGACAGTATGATGTGGATTCTGGGACTACTGAAAATCGCAAGCTAAG GAAGCAGGAAGTGCAGCGTTTCATAGATTGCCAGGCTAAGGGCATGGAGAAGTTTATGTCTAAAAGGGACGAACTGATAAAGGCACATGAGAAGAAGAAGATGCAGCTCAAGAGAGAGTatatggagaaggaggtggagctcGAGAAAGAGCTCGATGGCGCTCTCACGGTTCTGATGGAGAAGAACAAGCCAGACACCTTCAAGGCTTCTAGCTACAGCTCGTGA